The proteins below are encoded in one region of Desulfovibrio sp. TomC:
- the amrS gene encoding AmmeMemoRadiSam system radical SAM enzyme encodes MHPAALWKALPDGRVSCRLCSHFCRIDVGRRGLCGVRENRDGALFTLVYDRVAAANLDPVEKKPLYHFLPGTTTFSFGTMGCNLSCSFCQNFSLSQPPRQGKPITGEQVSPADLVAAARRSGAASVSYTYSEPTIFFELMADTADLAHGAGLKNILVSNGFQSRQCLDALAGRIDAANIDLKAMRPDFYERICGAKLTPVLKNLVRIRELGWWLEVTTLLIPGGNDSTGELTDLAGFLAKELGANTPWHISRFHPDFAMRDRPPTSPEDLERAYAIGREAGLRYVYVGNILDADRNATFCPGCGERLIEREGIGLLAARTVGGRCSSCGVSIAGIGLP; translated from the coding sequence ATGCATCCTGCCGCATTGTGGAAAGCCCTGCCTGACGGGCGCGTGTCCTGCCGGCTGTGCTCGCATTTCTGCCGTATCGACGTTGGCCGCCGGGGGCTTTGCGGGGTGCGGGAAAACCGGGACGGCGCACTTTTTACCCTGGTCTACGACCGGGTGGCCGCCGCCAATCTCGATCCGGTGGAGAAAAAGCCGCTTTATCACTTCCTCCCCGGCACCACGACCTTTTCCTTTGGCACCATGGGCTGCAACCTCTCCTGCTCCTTTTGCCAGAATTTTTCCCTGTCCCAACCGCCCCGTCAGGGCAAGCCGATTACCGGCGAACAGGTCAGCCCGGCCGATCTGGTGGCCGCCGCCCGACGCAGCGGCGCAGCCTCGGTGTCCTACACCTATTCCGAACCGACCATTTTTTTTGAGCTGATGGCCGATACGGCCGATCTGGCCCATGGGGCCGGCCTCAAAAACATCCTGGTTTCCAACGGATTCCAGAGCCGGCAGTGCCTCGATGCCCTGGCCGGGCGCATCGACGCGGCCAACATCGATTTGAAAGCCATGCGCCCGGATTTCTACGAGCGCATCTGCGGCGCGAAGCTTACGCCTGTGCTGAAAAATCTCGTGCGTATCCGGGAGCTTGGCTGGTGGCTGGAAGTGACGACACTGCTCATTCCGGGCGGCAACGACAGCACCGGGGAATTGACGGATCTGGCCGGCTTCCTGGCCAAAGAGCTTGGGGCGAACACGCCCTGGCACATTTCGCGTTTCCATCCCGATTTCGCCATGCGCGACCGGCCGCCGACGTCGCCCGAGGACCTTGAGCGCGCCTACGCCATCGGCCGTGAGGCCGGACTGCGCTACGTCTATGTCGGCAACATCCTGGATGCGGACCGTAACGCCACCTTCTGTCCAGGCTGCGGCGAGCGGCTCATCGAGCGCGAGGGCATAGGGCTTCTGGCGGCGCGAACGGTCGGTGGCCGGTGTTCTTCGTGCGGCGTGTCCATCGCCGGCATCGGCCTGCCGTGA
- a CDS encoding DUF1254 domain-containing protein encodes MVSVLIKEARLFCLSIVVLAALCVNAQAKENVFAAIPLGVEAYVYGYPLVTMEMTRRVMTNVTTPEGTRAPMGQFVRMRAYPSAEFRDVTAPNADTLYTTAWINVSQEPYVLTLPDAKDRYYLFPMLDGWTNVFQVPGKRTTGTKAQVYAITGPGWKGKLPEGVKEYKSPTNLVWLLGRIYCTGTPEDYSAVHAMQDEISLVPLSSYGKPYTPAAGKVDPAIDMKTAVREQVNALSVYDYFSLLAKLMQDNPPSPADKPMLAKLAKLGIAPGQPFDGSKLNPLAREAFSMVPKIAFEKIMLWMKEGIVAGDMKLEHGWLFTTKTGAYGVNYIQRALITAIGLGANLPQDAVYPTSEGPNVFESYNGGKNYVMHFDKGQLPPAKGFWSLTMYDKDYFFVKNPINRQSISARQNLKQNADGSVDLYIQNENPGPDKESNWLPAPKDTFVLMLRLYWPQETKPSILNGTWTIPAVKAVN; translated from the coding sequence ATGGTCAGTGTGTTAATCAAAGAAGCAAGGCTTTTTTGTCTTTCGATTGTTGTCTTGGCGGCTCTCTGTGTCAACGCACAGGCTAAAGAAAATGTTTTTGCTGCTATTCCACTTGGTGTTGAGGCGTATGTTTATGGATATCCACTCGTGACCATGGAAATGACGCGACGCGTGATGACAAACGTAACGACGCCTGAGGGGACACGCGCCCCAATGGGGCAGTTTGTTCGGATGCGTGCGTATCCCTCGGCGGAGTTTCGTGACGTGACCGCGCCAAACGCAGATACGCTGTACACAACGGCCTGGATAAACGTGAGTCAGGAACCGTATGTACTCACTCTGCCGGATGCCAAAGACCGCTACTACCTCTTCCCCATGCTTGACGGCTGGACGAATGTCTTTCAGGTGCCTGGAAAACGCACCACCGGAACCAAGGCGCAGGTATATGCCATCACCGGTCCAGGCTGGAAAGGCAAGCTGCCCGAAGGAGTGAAAGAGTATAAGTCGCCTACCAATCTCGTCTGGCTGCTGGGACGCATATACTGCACGGGAACGCCTGAGGATTACTCGGCTGTGCACGCGATGCAGGACGAAATTTCCCTTGTTCCTCTTAGCTCTTATGGCAAGCCTTACACGCCTGCGGCAGGCAAGGTCGACCCAGCGATCGATATGAAGACTGCCGTGCGTGAGCAAGTCAATGCGCTGAGCGTGTATGACTACTTCAGTCTGCTGGCAAAGTTGATGCAAGACAACCCGCCTTCCCCGGCTGACAAGCCGATGCTTGCGAAACTGGCGAAGCTCGGGATCGCGCCGGGCCAGCCCTTCGACGGGAGCAAGCTTAACCCCTTGGCGCGCGAAGCATTCTCCATGGTCCCGAAGATTGCCTTTGAAAAGATCATGCTTTGGATGAAGGAGGGGATCGTCGCTGGGGACATGAAGCTGGAGCACGGTTGGCTCTTCACGACCAAGACGGGAGCCTACGGCGTCAACTACATCCAGCGAGCGCTCATCACTGCGATCGGTCTTGGCGCGAACCTCCCCCAGGATGCGGTCTATCCAACTTCGGAAGGGCCGAACGTGTTTGAGTCGTATAACGGGGGGAAGAACTACGTGATGCACTTCGATAAAGGCCAACTCCCTCCTGCAAAAGGTTTCTGGTCGCTGACCATGTACGACAAGGATTACTTCTTTGTAAAGAATCCGATCAATCGGCAAAGTATCAGTGCCCGCCAGAATCTGAAGCAAAATGCGGATGGTTCCGTGGATCTTTACATCCAGAACGAAAATCCAGGCCCAGACAAGGAATCCAACTGGCTGCCGGCGCCGAAAGATACGTTTGTCCTGATGCTGCGTCTCTATTGGCCACAGGAAACCAAGCCCTCAATTCTCAATGGAACCTGGACCATCCCGGCGGTTAAGGCGGTAAACTAG
- a CDS encoding TIGR03768 family metallophosphoesterase, protein MKFSRRNFLNTSLSGAALVACGGLAAGVEWILSPVNAAAQSLATLARSVVPVPVPATSPKLRPTDVAKYAESGYGFWSFGEPLAVPKRLDLMPANHGAPAGKPVARLVRFFTISDIHIADKESPAQLFALGLKHHISAAYSPAMLYTTQVLDAAVRTINAIHKQDPLDFGISLGDTCNNTQYNELRWYLDVLDGKAITPSSGAHVGVDSIDYQKPFQAAGLNKSIPWYQARGNHDHFFIGSFPVTEYFRQVYTGEHVLNLGDFLADPKGIDSRGTYQGVIDGRTPYGDIVGMGPVADFPSPPKVVADPNRRSLTPKEWMAEFFHTTSTPVGHGFSQANTENNFACYSFEPRPDIPLTVIVVDDTQREDDVDQPMSRTSSPGYGHGSLDKARLDWLVGELDRGQAEGRLMIIAAHAPIGVEPPTSPVGWYAAAAISEPELIAKLQTYPNLIAWIAGHRHCNAITAFASPDGSRPELGFWQIETSSLRDFPQQFRTFEILRNSDGTLSILAADFNPDVQEGSPASTSRAYAVAVQQIFHNPRGYPPTGSYNAELVIPLSPSMRAKLNNVGIPVRS, encoded by the coding sequence ATGAAATTTTCCCGGCGGAATTTTCTCAATACCAGCCTCTCCGGAGCCGCTCTGGTTGCTTGCGGCGGGCTGGCGGCCGGTGTCGAATGGATCCTTTCCCCGGTGAATGCCGCCGCCCAGTCGCTGGCGACACTGGCGCGCAGCGTCGTCCCCGTTCCCGTGCCCGCCACCTCGCCCAAGTTGCGGCCCACGGATGTCGCCAAATACGCCGAGTCAGGCTATGGCTTCTGGAGCTTCGGCGAGCCCCTCGCCGTTCCCAAGAGATTGGACCTCATGCCCGCCAACCATGGCGCCCCGGCCGGGAAACCGGTTGCCCGGCTGGTGCGGTTTTTTACCATCTCCGACATCCATATCGCCGACAAGGAAAGCCCGGCCCAGCTCTTCGCCCTTGGCCTCAAACACCACATTTCCGCAGCCTATTCCCCGGCCATGCTGTACACGACCCAGGTCCTGGATGCGGCGGTGCGAACGATAAACGCCATCCACAAACAGGATCCCCTGGATTTCGGCATCTCCCTGGGGGATACCTGCAACAATACCCAGTACAACGAACTGCGCTGGTATCTTGACGTCCTGGACGGAAAGGCCATCACCCCCAGTTCCGGGGCGCATGTCGGCGTCGACAGCATCGACTACCAAAAACCGTTCCAGGCGGCCGGGCTGAACAAGTCCATCCCTTGGTATCAGGCGCGCGGCAACCACGATCATTTTTTCATTGGTTCCTTCCCGGTGACGGAATATTTTCGACAGGTCTATACCGGTGAACATGTCCTGAATCTCGGCGATTTCCTGGCTGATCCCAAGGGGATTGACAGCCGGGGAACCTACCAGGGGGTCATCGACGGCCGGACGCCCTACGGCGATATCGTCGGCATGGGTCCGGTGGCGGACTTTCCCAGCCCGCCCAAGGTCGTGGCCGATCCGAACCGCCGCTCCCTGACGCCCAAGGAGTGGATGGCCGAATTTTTTCACACCACTTCGACTCCGGTCGGTCACGGCTTCAGCCAGGCCAATACCGAGAACAACTTTGCCTGCTACAGCTTCGAGCCGAGGCCGGATATCCCGCTGACGGTGATTGTGGTCGACGACACCCAGCGGGAAGACGATGTCGATCAACCCATGTCCCGGACGAGTTCCCCCGGCTACGGACATGGCTCCCTGGACAAGGCGCGCCTGGACTGGCTTGTGGGCGAACTGGACCGGGGCCAGGCCGAGGGCAGGCTCATGATCATCGCCGCCCATGCTCCCATCGGCGTCGAGCCGCCAACCTCCCCGGTCGGCTGGTACGCCGCCGCCGCCATCTCCGAGCCGGAACTGATCGCCAAACTGCAGACCTATCCCAATCTCATCGCCTGGATCGCGGGACACCGGCACTGCAACGCCATTACCGCTTTTGCCTCGCCCGATGGCTCCCGCCCGGAACTGGGGTTCTGGCAGATCGAAACCTCCTCGCTCCGGGACTTCCCCCAGCAATTTCGCACCTTCGAGATCCTGCGCAACAGCGACGGCACTTTGTCCATCCTGGCCGCCGACTTCAATCCGGACGTTCAGGAGGGGTCGCCAGCCTCGACCTCGCGCGCCTATGCCGTGGCCGTCCAGCAGATTTTCCACAATCCCAGGGGCTATCCCCCCACCGGTTCATACAATGCGGAGCTTGTCATTCCCTTGAGTCCGTCAATGCGGGCGAAGCTCAACAACGTTGGCATCCCGGTGCGTTCTTGA
- a CDS encoding NHL repeat-containing protein encodes MGHVMRRQLVHTLLILAFTMWAGAVFAAKTLDFTRIAPVDTSQFTYGTGKPVNVTFASNGTMYILNTELNEIERRDNAGKWTKIQGPDASVGTFGKAVAVDNSGTIYVTDTENNKILVRDTAGNWTTMGTSGSAVGQFAYPWGIAVDGSGKLYVADSQNYRIQIRDTSGNWTAIGSHGSAVGQFASPGGIALDSSGNLYVTDGDNYRIQVRDTSGNWTSYGTSGSGPGQFLWPRDVAVDGSGNIYVIDDNNCIQMRDTAGTWTSSGNGTFANPTAVAVDGSGHIYVTDNNCVVTGTSVATGAWTMIWGSAGSELGFIGWPLAVAVDGSGTIYVADTFNSRVVARDTAGTWSLIGGPGDGLGQFAYPSGVAVDASGNVYISDTYNNRIQIRDPSGHWSSYEDSTMYHPLGMAVDKADTLYVAEMDHAIHIRDTSGNWTSVGTLGSGLGQFSSPKAVAVDSSSNLYVADTDNNRIQVRDTGGNWTVIGSSGTGPGQFQAPSGVFVDALRNLYVADTDNNRIQVRDASGHWSVYGGGASGTAAGGDDGQFHAPQGLVVSTAGMLYVVDTINNRIEAAEVATTTVSPAPIASLLLQ; translated from the coding sequence ATGGGACACGTTATGAGACGCCAACTTGTTCACACCCTGCTCATCCTGGCTTTCACCATGTGGGCAGGGGCGGTCTTTGCGGCGAAAACACTGGATTTTACCAGAATAGCGCCGGTCGACACCAGCCAGTTCACTTACGGAACTGGAAAGCCTGTGAATGTAACTTTCGCCAGTAACGGAACGATGTACATTCTCAATACAGAGTTAAACGAGATAGAACGGCGCGACAATGCCGGAAAATGGACGAAAATACAGGGTCCGGACGCTTCCGTTGGAACGTTTGGCAAGGCGGTTGCCGTCGATAACTCCGGTACAATATACGTCACTGACACGGAAAACAATAAAATCCTCGTGCGCGACACCGCCGGAAACTGGACCACAATGGGCACAAGCGGCAGCGCTGTCGGCCAGTTTGCATACCCGTGGGGCATCGCCGTGGATGGCTCCGGAAAACTGTACGTGGCTGATTCCCAAAACTACCGTATCCAGATCCGGGATACGTCCGGCAACTGGACGGCCATCGGCTCGCATGGCAGCGCTGTCGGCCAGTTTGCATCCCCGGGCGGCATCGCCCTGGACAGCTCGGGCAACCTGTACGTGACCGATGGCGACAACTACCGCATTCAGGTCCGGGACACCTCCGGCAACTGGACCAGTTACGGCACCTCTGGCTCGGGTCCCGGGCAGTTCCTCTGGCCCCGGGACGTGGCGGTGGATGGATCGGGCAACATATACGTGATCGATGACAACAACTGCATCCAGATGCGCGACACGGCCGGCACCTGGACGTCTTCGGGCAACGGCACCTTCGCGAACCCCACGGCGGTGGCCGTGGACGGCTCAGGCCACATCTATGTCACCGACAACAATTGCGTTGTCACGGGCACATCCGTAGCCACAGGCGCCTGGACGATGATCTGGGGCAGCGCGGGTTCGGAATTGGGATTTATCGGCTGGCCCCTGGCCGTGGCCGTGGACGGCTCCGGCACGATCTATGTCGCTGATACGTTCAACTCACGCGTCGTGGCGCGCGACACCGCCGGAACCTGGTCGCTCATCGGCGGGCCCGGCGACGGCCTCGGACAATTCGCATACCCGTCGGGCGTGGCGGTCGACGCCTCCGGCAACGTCTACATCTCCGACACGTATAACAACCGCATCCAGATACGTGACCCCTCCGGCCATTGGTCGAGCTACGAGGACTCCACGATGTACCATCCCTTGGGCATGGCCGTGGACAAAGCCGACACCCTCTATGTGGCCGAAATGGACCATGCCATCCATATCCGCGATACCTCCGGCAACTGGACTTCCGTCGGCACACTTGGCAGCGGCCTCGGGCAGTTTTCCAGCCCCAAGGCCGTGGCCGTGGACAGTTCCAGCAACCTCTATGTGGCCGATACCGACAACAACCGCATCCAGGTCCGCGACACCGGCGGCAATTGGACGGTCATCGGCTCCAGCGGCACCGGCCCAGGCCAGTTTCAGGCCCCGTCGGGCGTGTTCGTGGATGCGTTGAGAAACCTCTATGTGGCCGATACCGACAACAACCGCATCCAGGTCCGCGACGCATCCGGCCACTGGAGTGTCTACGGGGGCGGCGCTTCCGGCACGGCCGCCGGCGGCGATGACGGGCAATTCCACGCTCCCCAAGGCTTGGTCGTGAGCACGGCCGGCATGCTCTACGTGGTCGACACGATCAACAATCGCATCGAAGCGGCCGAGGTCGCGACCACGACGGTTTCGCCAGCCCCCATCGCGTCGTTACTGTTGCAGTAG
- the purM gene encoding phosphoribosylformylglycinamidine cyclo-ligase codes for MADRSAAYKAAGVDIDAGNSLVSRIKSIVAGTYSKGVLSDIGGFGGLFKLDSGAMADPVLVASTDGVGTKLKLAHDMEKHDTIGIDLVAMCVNDILVQGAKPLFFLDYFATGKLSVDLAAQVVSGIADGCKESSCALLGGETAEMPGFYPDGVYDLAGFCVGLVDNAKIVDGSSIGVDDVIIGIEASGPHSNGYSLIRKILADSGLAPTDPLPNSTQTVGEALLAPTRIYVKTVLNLLRDFDIKGMVHITGGGFYDNVNRILPKGVAAQIKFGSWHVLPVFDWLKEQGNLTWPEMLQIFNCGIGYMLVVAPEIADDVMQRLKALHEYARVIGRVGIRQEGAEQVEVIF; via the coding sequence ATGGCCGACAGATCGGCAGCCTACAAAGCCGCAGGCGTTGACATCGACGCCGGCAACTCCCTGGTTTCGCGCATCAAGTCCATTGTGGCCGGAACCTACAGCAAGGGCGTGCTCTCCGACATCGGCGGCTTCGGAGGCCTTTTCAAACTCGACTCCGGGGCCATGGCCGACCCGGTGCTCGTGGCCTCCACCGACGGCGTGGGCACCAAACTCAAACTCGCCCACGACATGGAAAAGCACGATACCATCGGTATCGACCTTGTGGCCATGTGTGTCAACGACATATTGGTTCAGGGGGCAAAGCCGCTCTTTTTCCTGGATTATTTCGCCACCGGCAAACTTTCGGTAGACTTGGCCGCCCAGGTCGTCTCCGGCATTGCCGACGGCTGCAAAGAGTCGTCCTGCGCCCTGCTTGGCGGCGAGACGGCCGAGATGCCGGGCTTTTATCCTGACGGCGTCTACGATCTGGCCGGCTTTTGCGTGGGCCTCGTGGACAACGCCAAGATCGTCGACGGATCGAGTATTGGCGTCGACGACGTCATTATCGGCATCGAGGCCTCGGGACCGCACTCCAACGGCTATTCGCTGATCCGCAAGATCCTGGCCGACTCCGGGCTGGCCCCGACCGACCCCCTGCCCAATTCCACCCAGACCGTGGGCGAGGCCCTGCTTGCGCCGACGCGCATTTACGTCAAAACCGTGCTCAATTTGCTGCGCGATTTCGACATCAAGGGCATGGTCCACATCACCGGCGGCGGGTTCTACGACAACGTCAACCGCATCCTGCCCAAGGGCGTGGCCGCCCAGATCAAATTCGGTTCCTGGCATGTGCTGCCGGTCTTTGACTGGCTCAAGGAGCAGGGGAACCTCACCTGGCCGGAGATGCTCCAGATTTTCAACTGCGGCATCGGCTACATGCTGGTGGTTGCCCCGGAGATCGCCGACGACGTCATGCAGCGCTTAAAGGCCCTGCACGAATACGCCCGGGTCATCGGCCGGGTTGGTATCCGCCAGGAAGGGGCCGAGCAGGTCGAGGTGATTTTTTAG
- a CDS encoding class I adenylate-forming enzyme family protein produces the protein MPLFRMVAATAAQRPEAVALCCGPRHVTYAQLVADAGQLAAWLSSRGLAPGDRLAVLLPNTIELVVVILAACRAELVLVPLSQDAPPARQAEVIGQTGARGLVLAAGLGAAIPAEARERLAVTVCLGRPEPGTVGYDACLAHAPTDPAPRSNVADPICLLVFTSGSTGRPKAVAHSQERLARRVEAFVQALGVTAEDTTLAVFSAYRPVVLVFQVLAMLRQGGTVVLAEQPAPAPAAFWRLYGEVRPGYCLVMPSYARMLFADPAAAHVDHSRLRFWLSGGDSPGQALYEAARRITGRPYCNLYGLTETGLVAVVAPSETDKPGCVGRPVGDVSVRLVDDAGRDVPEGSPGRLLVTSANMMVGYFNDTMATHRAIGTGWYDTGDCMRRDAAGDYWFLGRSGDVIVRHAVQVVAALVADVLAGYPGLAEAVVVGVADAEAGQVPVAFYRTTGPDPGPEALLRYLADRVDALSVPVACLPLEQWPVTPRGKTDRPKLTALAVASLGRMRGDG, from the coding sequence ATGCCCCTTTTTCGCATGGTCGCCGCCACGGCAGCGCAGCGGCCCGAGGCCGTGGCCCTTTGTTGCGGGCCTCGTCACGTCACCTACGCCCAACTGGTTGCAGACGCAGGCCAGCTGGCCGCTTGGCTTTCAAGCCGTGGTCTTGCCCCCGGCGACCGGCTTGCCGTTCTCCTCCCGAACACCATCGAGCTTGTCGTCGTCATCCTGGCTGCCTGCCGGGCTGAGCTCGTCCTTGTTCCTCTTTCGCAGGACGCGCCGCCGGCCCGGCAAGCCGAGGTTATCGGGCAGACTGGGGCCAGGGGTCTTGTTTTGGCCGCCGGTTTGGGCGCGGCCATCCCGGCCGAGGCGCGGGAGCGGCTGGCGGTAACGGTCTGCCTCGGTCGGCCCGAACCGGGAACAGTCGGATATGACGCCTGTCTCGCCCATGCCCCAACCGACCCTGCGCCCCGGAGCAACGTTGCGGACCCGATCTGCCTTCTGGTTTTTACCTCCGGCTCAACCGGCCGGCCCAAGGCCGTCGCACACAGCCAGGAACGGCTGGCGCGACGTGTGGAAGCCTTTGTCCAGGCCCTTGGCGTCACGGCCGAGGATACGACCTTGGCCGTATTTTCGGCCTACCGGCCAGTGGTCCTGGTGTTCCAGGTGCTGGCCATGCTGCGCCAGGGCGGGACCGTCGTGCTGGCCGAACAGCCGGCCCCGGCCCCGGCCGCGTTCTGGCGTCTCTATGGCGAGGTCCGCCCGGGGTATTGCCTCGTGATGCCCAGTTACGCCCGGATGCTTTTTGCCGATCCGGCCGCCGCCCACGTTGACCATTCACGGCTGCGGTTTTGGCTCAGCGGCGGCGACTCGCCGGGACAAGCCCTTTATGAGGCGGCCCGGCGAATCACCGGCCGGCCGTATTGCAACCTGTATGGCCTCACCGAAACAGGCCTTGTGGCTGTGGTCGCGCCAAGCGAAACGGACAAACCCGGCTGCGTCGGCAGGCCCGTCGGGGATGTGTCCGTGCGGCTTGTGGACGACGCCGGGCGGGACGTTCCCGAGGGGAGTCCCGGACGCCTTCTCGTCACCTCGGCGAACATGATGGTCGGCTATTTCAACGACACCATGGCCACGCATCGGGCCATCGGAACCGGCTGGTACGATACGGGCGATTGCATGCGCCGCGACGCCGCGGGCGACTACTGGTTTCTCGGCCGCAGCGGAGACGTCATCGTGCGCCATGCCGTCCAGGTGGTCGCCGCCCTGGTGGCCGACGTCCTAGCCGGGTATCCTGGCCTGGCCGAGGCCGTGGTGGTAGGGGTGGCCGATGCCGAGGCCGGGCAGGTACCGGTGGCCTTTTATCGAACGACCGGCCCTGATCCCGGCCCCGAAGCGCTGCTCCGGTACCTCGCCGACCGGGTGGACGCCTTGTCTGTGCCCGTGGCTTGCCTGCCTCTTGAGCAGTGGCCGGTGACGCCCCGGGGCAAGACCGACCGACCGAAGCTGACGGCTTTGGCTGTGGCGTCCCTTGGCCGGATGCGCGGGGATGGTTGA
- a CDS encoding MFS transporter yields the protein MTAPLRPLRLTAREWLVCAVAACGFLFDSYELLMLPLIVRPALMELGGIVPGSPEFTFWFGLLFYIPAIAGGAFGLLGGYLADRFGRQRILTASIMLYACSSFLSGFAANLPMLLVLRCLVFIGVCVEFVAAVAWLAEIFPEPRRREAVLGTTQAFSSVGGLLVALAGGIAAAWAAGRPIEILGWFTLPPMALPPIGLPHFLSFLGHIANPHADWRYTLMSGLLPALPLLLVRPFLPESPPWLEKRRTGRLGRPSVAALFSPRLWRTTCLVTGMFTLSFAASFGALLQAPQIVPGLPETRAAVAEAQGALLSEEDQASLRTQLTAAGCPEGEIEQRLFSEKRRIAGPVEQRIAARVTTFQEMGGIGGRCALAVLAVWIVSRRRLLRFFLIPATVILPVTFAWAGTTSLPAFESGLFLAGFFIIGQFSFWGNYLPRVYPLHLRGTGESFAANVGGRMLGSCFAALTQWLAAVLPVAAAHPAQVAYAAAGIAFLVTLVNLIASRWLPEPASGLLPEDTQDL from the coding sequence GTGACCGCCCCTCTTCGGCCACTCCGGCTGACGGCCAGGGAGTGGCTTGTTTGTGCAGTTGCCGCCTGCGGCTTTCTCTTTGACAGCTACGAACTGCTTATGCTTCCGCTCATCGTGCGCCCGGCGCTCATGGAACTCGGCGGCATTGTTCCCGGCTCGCCAGAATTCACGTTCTGGTTTGGTCTGCTCTTTTATATCCCCGCCATAGCCGGCGGAGCCTTCGGACTTCTTGGCGGCTACCTCGCTGACCGCTTTGGCCGGCAACGCATACTGACTGCAAGCATCATGCTGTATGCGTGCTCCTCGTTCTTGAGCGGGTTTGCTGCGAACCTGCCCATGCTGCTTGTCCTGCGCTGCCTTGTTTTCATCGGAGTATGCGTGGAATTCGTGGCTGCGGTGGCCTGGCTGGCCGAAATTTTTCCCGAACCACGCCGGCGCGAGGCCGTACTTGGAACCACGCAAGCCTTCTCTTCCGTGGGGGGACTGCTTGTGGCCCTGGCCGGCGGCATTGCGGCAGCATGGGCTGCCGGCCGTCCGATAGAGATATTGGGCTGGTTCACCTTGCCGCCGATGGCCTTGCCGCCGATCGGCCTCCCGCATTTCCTGTCCTTTCTCGGGCACATCGCCAATCCGCACGCGGATTGGCGCTATACGCTCATGTCCGGCCTGTTGCCGGCCCTGCCGCTTCTCCTGGTGCGGCCTTTTCTGCCGGAATCTCCGCCTTGGCTGGAAAAACGCCGTACCGGCCGCCTTGGTCGGCCAAGTGTGGCCGCCCTGTTCTCCCCCAGGCTTTGGCGCACCACCTGTCTGGTCACCGGCATGTTCACGCTGAGTTTCGCCGCCTCCTTTGGGGCCTTGCTGCAAGCGCCGCAAATCGTGCCCGGGCTGCCCGAGACCCGGGCCGCCGTGGCCGAGGCCCAGGGCGCGCTTTTGTCCGAAGAAGATCAGGCGTCGCTTCGGACCCAGTTGACGGCGGCAGGATGCCCCGAGGGCGAAATCGAGCAGAGGCTATTCTCGGAAAAACGCCGCATCGCCGGTCCGGTGGAACAGAGAATCGCGGCGCGCGTGACCACATTCCAGGAGATGGGGGGAATTGGCGGGCGGTGCGCCCTGGCAGTGCTGGCGGTGTGGATTGTCAGCCGCAGGAGGCTTCTGCGGTTTTTTCTGATTCCGGCGACGGTTATTTTGCCAGTGACCTTCGCCTGGGCCGGAACCACGAGCCTGCCCGCCTTTGAAAGCGGCCTTTTTCTGGCGGGATTTTTTATTATCGGCCAGTTCAGCTTCTGGGGGAATTATCTCCCCCGTGTCTATCCACTGCACTTGCGGGGCACAGGGGAAAGCTTCGCGGCCAACGTCGGCGGACGCATGCTCGGATCATGCTTCGCCGCCCTGACCCAATGGCTCGCCGCCGTCCTGCCCGTCGCCGCCGCCCACCCCGCCCAAGTGGCCTACGCCGCTGCCGGGATCGCCTTCCTGGTCACCCTCGTCAATCTGATTGCCTCGCGCTGGCTGCCCGAGCCCGCCTCAGGGCTCCTGCCCGAGGACACGCAAGACCTTTGA